In a single window of the Schistocerca americana isolate TAMUIC-IGC-003095 chromosome X, iqSchAmer2.1, whole genome shotgun sequence genome:
- the LOC124555499 gene encoding uncharacterized protein LOC124555499 produces MPEQGKMADDEYGYEHRDPRLLQSIESSQTLPQDEEADASANANADSGSVRSDADADATDGLSASGQRLSFSSSTGSTGAGPDDDDRRSSFGSDLGAATQKQQQERKARPNPPAPSLRSRKKMSAAASDADDATVKEEDLPQKFQVKYLGFRDASGLWGIKHTRKPVDALVAAAKSLKQGTVLPIVNVTVSIDGLTITADKKHDDVIGFFPVDTISYGVQDLVYTRVFSMIVVREVTDSKSQHPFECHAFVCDSRFGARKITYALAAAFQAYSRSAKGQGKVPQKRFAIDLRVPEQIVEVDQEMPDSEA; encoded by the coding sequence ATGCCAGAGCAGGGAAAGATGGCAGACGACGAGTACGGGTACGAGCACCGCGACCCGCGCCTGCTGCAGAGCATCGAGTCGAGCCAGACGCTGCCGCAGGACGAGGAGGCCGACGCCAGCGCCAATGCCAACGCGGACAGCGGAAGCGTGCGCTCCGACGCGGATGCGGACGCCACAGATGGCCTCTCCGCTTCCGGGCAGCGGCTGTCGTTCAGTTCGAGCACGGGCTCCACCGGCGCCGGACCGGACGACGACGACAGGCGCAGCTCGTTCGGTTCCGACCTGGGTGCGGCGACGCAGAAGCAGCAGCAAGAGCGCAAGGCGCGCCCGAACCCGCCGGCGCCCTCTCTGCGCAGCCGCAAGAAGATGTCCGCCGCCGCCAGCGACGCCGACGACGCCACCGTCAAGGAGGAGGACTTGCCGCAGAAGTTCCAGGTCAAGTACCTGGGCTTCCGCGACGCCAGCGGGCTCTGGGGCATCAAGCACACGCGCAAGCCGGTGGACGCGCTCGTGGCGGCTGCCAAGTCGCTCAAACAGGGCACCGTGCTGCCCATAGTCAACGTCACCGTCTCTATCGACGGGCTCACCATCACCGCCGACAAGAAGCACGACGACGTCATCGGCTTCTTCCCGGTGGACACCATCTCGTACGGCGTGCAGGACTTGGTGTACACGCGCGTCTTCTCCATGATAGTGGTGCGCGAGGTGACCGACAGCAAGTCGCAGCACCCGTTCGAGTGCCACGCGTTCGTCTGCGACAGCCGCTTCGGCGCCCGCAAGATCACGTACGCCCTCGCGGCCGCTTTCCAGGCGTACAGCCGGAGCGCTAAAGGCCAAGGCAAGGTGCCGCAGAAGCGCTTCGCCATCGACCTGCGAGTGCCGGAGCAAATTGTCGAAGTCGATCAGGAGATGCCCGACTCCGAAGCGTAA